The Halarchaeum grantii genome includes a window with the following:
- a CDS encoding mechanosensitive ion channel domain-containing protein, with protein MAVDWSVVVAEDFNYLLAAAVLVVGAVAGYLVGRVNERVLRAVGVPEAVEGTSVERAARRFGTDVVSTLAHLSSWVIYAVAVVLALAVVDLVVLRTLWYRLAGYVPAVVFALAVLVFGVIAGDKAEVVVAERLRGVKVPEIGVLPSVVKYSVVFVAVLVALGQLGVATLPLVLVFAAYIVALIVFTAVAAKQLLASAAAGIYVLLNQPYGIGDSVRIGEMRGIVQEMDVFVTHVEDDGTEYVVPNSFVFEHGVVKERE; from the coding sequence ATGGCGGTCGATTGGTCGGTGGTCGTCGCCGAGGACTTCAACTACCTGCTCGCGGCGGCCGTGCTCGTCGTCGGCGCCGTCGCTGGCTATCTCGTCGGACGGGTGAACGAACGGGTGCTCCGTGCGGTCGGCGTCCCGGAGGCCGTCGAAGGAACGAGCGTCGAGCGGGCCGCGCGGCGCTTCGGGACGGACGTCGTCTCGACCCTCGCGCACCTCTCATCGTGGGTGATATACGCCGTCGCGGTCGTGCTCGCGCTCGCGGTGGTCGACCTCGTGGTGCTCCGAACGCTCTGGTATCGGCTCGCCGGCTACGTTCCGGCGGTGGTGTTCGCGCTGGCCGTCCTCGTTTTCGGCGTCATCGCCGGCGACAAGGCGGAGGTCGTCGTCGCCGAGCGCCTCCGCGGCGTGAAGGTCCCGGAGATCGGCGTCCTCCCGAGCGTCGTGAAGTACAGCGTCGTCTTCGTCGCGGTGCTGGTCGCGCTCGGTCAACTCGGCGTCGCGACGCTCCCGCTCGTCCTCGTCTTCGCGGCGTACATCGTCGCGCTCATCGTCTTCACCGCCGTCGCGGCGAAGCAACTCCTCGCGTCGGCGGCCGCCGGCATCTACGTCCTCCTCAATCAGCCGTACGGTATCGGCGACTCCGTGCGTATCGGTGAGATGCGGGGCATCGTCCAGGAGATGGACGTCTTCGTCACGCACGTCGAGGACGACGGCACCGAGTACGTCGTGCCGAACAGTTTCGTCTTCGAGCACGGCGTCGTGAAGGAACGCGAGTAG
- a CDS encoding helix-turn-helix domain-containing protein, giving the protein MQARQLPKGLPETVESPRGKLVYLYLQFHEGATVDELRDGLDLQRITLFSVLKTLEERGVVERDDERYVTARPA; this is encoded by the coding sequence ATGCAAGCGCGACAGCTGCCGAAGGGACTCCCCGAAACCGTGGAATCGCCGCGTGGGAAACTCGTCTATCTCTACCTCCAGTTCCACGAGGGCGCGACCGTCGACGAGCTCCGCGACGGTCTCGACCTCCAGCGGATAACGCTGTTCAGCGTGTTGAAAACACTCGAAGAACGCGGTGTGGTCGAACGCGACGACGAACGCTACGTTACCGCTCGACCGGCCTGA
- a CDS encoding acyltransferase, with the protein MPWRVEPRVVSDRRHHRLERHPTPGTQNALRHWRDAKGALRVACNYACIVLARHSPSLRLKVLLYRLLGMTVGDGVSVALEATPDVFFPELVTLEDDAIVGYDATLLCHEFLQDEYRTGEVVIGERAMIGAGAVVLPGVTVGHDAQVGANSLVTEDVPPGATVVGVPAEPIEHGDDGGTTDGESAA; encoded by the coding sequence ATGCCGTGGCGTGTCGAACCACGGGTCGTGAGTGACCGCCGCCACCACCGCCTCGAACGCCACCCGACGCCGGGCACGCAGAACGCCCTCCGCCACTGGCGCGACGCCAAAGGGGCGCTTCGCGTCGCGTGCAACTACGCGTGTATCGTCCTCGCGCGCCACTCGCCGAGCCTCCGGCTCAAGGTCCTCCTCTATCGCCTCCTCGGGATGACCGTCGGCGACGGCGTCTCCGTCGCCCTCGAAGCGACCCCCGACGTCTTCTTCCCCGAGCTCGTCACGCTCGAGGACGACGCCATCGTCGGCTACGACGCCACGCTCCTCTGTCACGAGTTCCTCCAGGACGAGTATCGGACGGGCGAGGTCGTGATCGGCGAGCGGGCGATGATTGGTGCGGGCGCGGTCGTCCTCCCCGGCGTCACCGTCGGACACGACGCGCAGGTCGGCGCGAACTCCCTCGTCACCGAGGACGTTCCGCCGGGGGCGACCGTCGTCGGCGTCCCCGCCGAACCGATCGAGCACGGCGACGACGGTGGGACGACGGACGGCGAGTCGGCGGCGTGA
- a CDS encoding HEWD family protein — translation MSVNIRAPNERSCVRCGRREAWDDDVIAWRVPDGDEGEVSCIHNWDVTGEFRPVER, via the coding sequence ATGAGTGTCAACATTCGTGCGCCGAACGAACGGTCCTGCGTCCGATGCGGCCGACGAGAGGCATGGGACGACGACGTCATTGCGTGGCGCGTACCCGACGGTGACGAGGGAGAAGTATCCTGCATCCACAACTGGGACGTAACCGGCGAGTTCAGGCCGGTCGAGCGGTAA
- a CDS encoding ATP-dependent DNA helicase, with amino-acid sequence MSDADADTEAAWRERFGFAEPYDNQADAIEAAIDAGRENGYLAMEGPCGTGKTMASLTAAATLLDRGVYENVLVVTPVKQQLRQFVEDLRTMNADSDDPLRSVALVGKRDLCPYGREGVFPADVGTHERCEDLRETTANLVEAGSEGSRHDGEEMADLTAIRTDEDLEDAWWDPVRARDLAKSARPGRESIDQSTLETAGASSPYVPVQPSAPAEFDEDEPLFCPFESDWYGRNRGSPIDFSAGEDAVVTSDEFLPAAVEAGTCPHRVQSVLLGEADVIVGNYNHLFDPQSRPLIEGAVGEDTFVIVDEAHRVEERVRDLLSDRVGEQSLRRARNDVSELVARATQSEGAKEELAAHLADFDVTLDDVRRARDFYDDVAAWLAGEVGERLEAEFDGRRAWPERDVELPLRDPSVDEPDDLTRWAEREGYTGDFWRRLVHVGMAVEDVLEEEEEAERATVVGAVSRTFTNWWERDHATYFREIELEHAPTEAPSGEPWEAQYTAGLVMYNCMPGDAVRDVLAGLGGGVLMSATLEPIGVFREVVGLDALENDPEEPRPVTERTYDLPFPEENRASWTVAATPFTARNRGEPTSENGNATREQYRYVLRTVARSHGNVMVCMPNYREAAWAGDYLADATEKDVLVDASSSDGETERLKREFFRGPGKVLVTSTRGTLTEGVDYDGDKLHCCAVVGVPLVNVASPRVRAVRRAYADAFGEENAFAYALTVPAVRRSRQAIGRVVRGREERGVRVFVGERYTEDAPRSVYEYLGPEERAEFVRMTPEFLGPQFERFWD; translated from the coding sequence ATGAGCGACGCCGACGCTGACACCGAGGCCGCGTGGCGCGAGCGCTTCGGCTTCGCGGAGCCCTACGACAATCAGGCGGACGCCATCGAGGCGGCCATCGACGCGGGGCGGGAGAACGGCTACCTCGCGATGGAGGGGCCCTGCGGAACGGGGAAGACGATGGCGTCGCTGACGGCGGCCGCGACCCTGCTCGATCGGGGCGTCTACGAGAACGTCCTCGTCGTCACGCCCGTCAAACAGCAGCTCCGGCAGTTCGTCGAGGACCTGCGGACGATGAACGCCGACAGCGACGATCCCCTGCGGAGCGTGGCGCTCGTCGGGAAGCGCGACCTCTGCCCGTACGGCCGCGAGGGCGTCTTCCCGGCGGACGTCGGGACGCACGAGCGCTGCGAGGACCTCCGGGAGACGACGGCGAACCTCGTCGAAGCGGGGAGCGAGGGCTCGCGCCACGACGGCGAGGAGATGGCGGACCTCACCGCGATTCGGACGGACGAGGACCTCGAGGACGCGTGGTGGGACCCGGTTCGGGCGCGCGACCTCGCGAAGTCCGCGCGACCCGGGCGCGAGTCCATCGACCAGTCGACGCTCGAGACGGCGGGCGCGTCCTCGCCGTACGTCCCCGTCCAGCCGTCGGCACCGGCGGAGTTCGACGAGGACGAGCCGCTGTTCTGCCCGTTCGAGTCGGACTGGTACGGGCGGAACCGCGGGTCGCCCATCGACTTCTCGGCCGGCGAGGACGCGGTCGTCACGTCGGACGAGTTCCTCCCGGCGGCCGTCGAGGCGGGGACGTGCCCGCATCGCGTGCAGAGCGTCCTGCTCGGGGAGGCGGACGTCATCGTCGGGAACTACAACCACCTCTTCGACCCGCAGTCGCGCCCGCTCATCGAGGGCGCCGTCGGCGAGGACACCTTCGTCATCGTGGACGAGGCCCACCGCGTCGAGGAGCGCGTGCGCGATTTGCTCTCGGACCGCGTGGGCGAGCAGTCGCTCCGCCGGGCGCGCAACGACGTGAGCGAACTGGTCGCGCGGGCGACCCAGAGCGAGGGCGCGAAGGAGGAACTCGCCGCGCACCTCGCGGACTTCGACGTGACGCTGGACGACGTGCGGCGCGCTCGGGACTTCTACGACGACGTGGCGGCGTGGCTCGCGGGCGAGGTGGGCGAGCGCCTCGAGGCGGAGTTCGACGGCCGGCGGGCGTGGCCGGAGCGCGACGTCGAACTCCCGCTCCGTGACCCGTCGGTGGACGAGCCCGACGACCTGACGCGCTGGGCGGAGCGCGAGGGGTACACGGGCGACTTCTGGCGCCGCCTCGTCCACGTCGGGATGGCGGTCGAGGACGTCCTCGAGGAAGAGGAGGAGGCGGAGCGCGCGACGGTCGTCGGCGCCGTCTCGCGGACGTTCACGAACTGGTGGGAGCGCGACCACGCGACGTACTTCCGCGAGATCGAACTCGAGCACGCGCCGACGGAGGCGCCATCGGGCGAGCCGTGGGAGGCGCAGTACACGGCGGGGCTCGTGATGTACAACTGCATGCCGGGCGACGCGGTGCGCGACGTGCTCGCGGGCTTGGGTGGTGGGGTGTTGATGTCGGCGACGCTCGAACCCATCGGCGTCTTCCGCGAGGTCGTCGGGTTGGACGCGCTCGAAAACGACCCGGAGGAGCCGCGCCCGGTGACGGAGCGGACGTACGACCTGCCGTTCCCGGAGGAGAACCGGGCATCGTGGACGGTGGCGGCGACGCCGTTCACGGCGCGCAATCGGGGCGAGCCGACGAGCGAGAACGGGAACGCGACGCGCGAGCAGTACCGCTACGTCCTGCGGACGGTCGCGCGCAGTCACGGGAACGTGATGGTGTGCATGCCGAACTACCGGGAGGCGGCGTGGGCGGGCGACTACCTCGCGGACGCGACGGAGAAGGACGTGCTCGTGGACGCGAGTTCGAGCGACGGGGAGACCGAGCGCCTCAAGCGGGAGTTCTTCCGGGGACCCGGGAAGGTGCTCGTCACCTCCACCAGGGGAACGCTGACGGAGGGCGTGGACTACGACGGCGACAAACTCCACTGCTGTGCGGTGGTCGGCGTCCCCCTCGTGAACGTCGCGTCGCCGCGCGTGCGGGCGGTACGCCGGGCGTACGCGGACGCGTTCGGCGAGGAGAACGCCTTCGCGTACGCGCTGACGGTCCCGGCGGTGCGGCGCTCGCGGCAGGCGATCGGGCGCGTCGTCCGGGGGCGCGAGGAGCGCGGCGTCCGCGTCTTCGTCGGGGAGCGCTACACCGAGGACGCGCCGCGCTCCGTCTACGAGTACCTCGGCCCGGAGGAGCGCGCGGAGTTCGTCCGCATGACGCCGGAGTTCCTCGGCCCCCAGTTCGAGCGATTCTGGGATTAA